The uncultured Mailhella sp. genome segment CGGCAGTGTTTGCGGCGTCCGCGGTCAACGCTTCGCTCTTTGCCGTCGCTTCGCCCCCTGCGGCCTCAGCGCGCTCAATGGCGGCTTCTCCGGCAGGCGCAAGAGCTCCGGAGCCCGCAGCACCCGCAAGGGCCGCGCTTTCTCCCGCCGCCCCGGCAGATTCCGCCAATGTCCCGCTCAGCGCCGCCGAGTCTTCGGCCTTCGCCTTTTCCCCGGCCGCCCGGGCCCGCTCCGCCTCCATTCTGGCGCGGATGTCCACCTTTTCCTTGCTGGCGCGCTTTCTGCCCACAAAATAGTAGGCCACGCCCGCAAGGCAGGGCACGAATACGCAGGCCATCATCCAGCGGTACTTTTCCTTCGTGGTGGGAAAGTCGTGGTACATGGCGTGCTTGAGCGCCCACATGTTCGGCAGCGCAGGAACGATGAGCATGAGCAGCTGCTCGCTGCTGAGGTCTGAAATGAGCACGGCTATTTTCCCCCGTCGTCTTCGCGCCCCTGCCGGAACAGCACCACGCCGGCAAGCAGCACGCCGAGGCAGATGGCGATGTCCGCCACGTTGAAGGCGGGCCAGTGCCATTCTCCCCAGTACACGTCCAGAAAGTCGGTCACGGCTCGGCATCTCACCCTGTCGATGAGATTGCCCGCAGCGCCGCCGAGAATGCTCCCCAGCCCGAAGAACAGCGTGCGGCTGTAGGCGGACGTGCGCGCAATATGCACGATGACGACCGTCACGAGCAACGCCGCTCCCAGAAAGAGCCAGAACTGCCAGCTCGTTTCCTCGCTGTTCAGAAAGCCGAAGGCCGCGCCGCGGTTGAGCACGTGGACGATGTTGAAGCATCCGTCAATGACGGAAAAACCCTGTCCCACGGCAAGGCCTGCCGTTATGGCCGCCTTGGTGAGCTGGTCCAGCACAAGCCAGACCAGCGCCACCGAAAAGACGACGATATGGCGGTTCACCGCCCCTTTCACTCTTTGGCTCCGGCTTCTCTGGCCTCAAGTTCCTTCATGACCGCAGCGCAGCGCGGGCACAGCGTGGGATGTTCAGGATCGGAACCGAGTTCCTCGGAGTACATCCAGCAGCGTTCGCACTTCTCGCCGCCGGCCTTCTTCACGCGCACGGCAAGACCGGGGCACTCGTCGAGCTGCGCGGCGGCCAGGGCGTCCACGGGAGCGTCCTTGAAGGGAGCCACGTCCAGCTGCGACACGATGCACACCGAACGCATGTCGGCGCCGCTGTCGGCAATGGCGGCACGCAGCTTGTCGTCCACGTACAGGGTGACGTGAGTGTCGAGCGCATGGCCGATCACGCCTTCCTTGCGCAGAGGCTCGATGGCGCGGGTGACGCCGGCGCGGATGTCCATGACCATTTCCCACGCGCCGCGCTCGTCGTCGGACAGACGGAACTTCGCCGCGTCCACGGGAGGCATGGCGAACACGGTGACCACGGCTTTGCCTTCGGCGTCCACGGGCTTCAGGGCCTCGGGAATGTAGCGGAACGCCTCTTCCGCCGTGAAGCTCATGATGGGCGCCATGTCGCGCAGCATGATGAGCAGCATCTGATACAGCGCGCTCTGGGCGGAACGACGCTCGGCGCTGTCGGGCAGCGAGGAGTAGAGGCGATCCTTGAGCACGTCGAGGTAGAAGGCCGAAAGCTCGGTGGCGCACAGGCCGTGCAGGCCCTGGAACACCTTGTGGAATTCGTATTCCTGATACGCGGTTTCGGCGCT includes the following:
- the lspA gene encoding signal peptidase II, encoding MKGAVNRHIVVFSVALVWLVLDQLTKAAITAGLAVGQGFSVIDGCFNIVHVLNRGAAFGFLNSEETSWQFWLFLGAALLVTVVIVHIARTSAYSRTLFFGLGSILGGAAGNLIDRVRCRAVTDFLDVYWGEWHWPAFNVADIAICLGVLLAGVVLFRQGREDDGGK